In Fimbriimonadales bacterium, a genomic segment contains:
- a CDS encoding diguanylate cyclase, whose translation MKILIVESDCVSAKVLERALVHLGHEVITTTNGEEAWEILQQEPIPVVITAWMVGKLEGPELCRRIRTLSERGYTYTILLTSRESREDRIEAMNTGTDDILNKPLDRVELAQRLSVAERIIHMQEHLEHQTRVLDRQRRSLELTNAQLIQQSKELKITLERLEQLSRIADISRKRFSQLFETIPVACFTFDCNGNIFEWNNKAAEVFGYQPYEAMGQNLEQIFGKKVLKRNVKRAFLNVLKGKSFHGVEWNAGKKALLVSGYPLRGPDGTITGAVATAVDVTEQKQAKAKIAEQLSKLEEAHRALSRANEEIREANEKLEALATTDYLTGIPNHRSFQERLSQFISLGRRGKKFALAMIDVDYFKNFNDEFGHQAGDDVLRAVAQVLSRKVREHDFVARYGGEEFAVIFDDVDENNAYHLAARLCQAVSEIQNQHRNITISIGISVFGERTNTQEALIRAADLALYRAKEEGRNRVVIADSSSVEAA comes from the coding sequence ATGAAAATTCTCATCGTCGAAAGCGACTGTGTCTCAGCAAAGGTGCTCGAAAGAGCGCTCGTGCACTTAGGACACGAAGTTATAACGACCACTAACGGCGAAGAAGCATGGGAGATTCTTCAACAAGAGCCCATTCCCGTCGTAATTACTGCATGGATGGTCGGAAAACTGGAAGGTCCTGAATTGTGTCGTCGCATTCGTACGCTTTCAGAAAGAGGCTACACTTATACGATACTTCTCACATCGCGCGAATCCCGTGAAGACCGCATCGAGGCGATGAACACGGGAACAGACGATATTCTAAACAAACCTCTTGACAGAGTGGAATTAGCGCAAAGATTATCCGTCGCGGAAAGAATCATCCACATGCAAGAGCATCTCGAGCACCAAACACGTGTGTTGGATCGCCAACGAAGGTCGCTCGAACTCACGAATGCTCAACTGATTCAGCAAAGTAAGGAATTAAAAATTACACTCGAGCGATTGGAGCAACTTTCTCGAATCGCAGACATCTCCCGTAAACGATTTTCTCAACTTTTCGAAACGATCCCCGTCGCATGCTTTACTTTCGATTGCAATGGAAATATCTTCGAATGGAATAACAAAGCCGCCGAAGTTTTCGGTTATCAACCTTACGAAGCGATGGGTCAGAATTTAGAGCAAATCTTCGGAAAGAAAGTGTTGAAAAGAAATGTAAAGCGTGCATTTCTAAATGTCTTAAAGGGAAAGTCTTTTCATGGTGTCGAGTGGAATGCCGGGAAAAAAGCACTTTTAGTAAGCGGATATCCTTTGCGTGGACCAGATGGAACGATCACAGGCGCAGTTGCGACTGCTGTTGACGTTACGGAACAGAAACAAGCGAAAGCGAAAATTGCCGAGCAATTGAGCAAATTAGAAGAGGCTCATCGTGCTCTAAGCCGGGCGAACGAAGAAATACGCGAAGCGAACGAAAAATTAGAAGCGTTAGCGACTACGGACTATTTGACGGGAATTCCGAATCACCGTTCCTTCCAAGAAAGGCTTTCCCAATTCATCTCGCTGGGACGACGCGGCAAAAAATTCGCTCTTGCGATGATCGATGTGGATTATTTCAAAAATTTCAACGACGAGTTCGGACATCAAGCAGGCGACGATGTTCTTCGCGCTGTGGCACAAGTTCTTTCGAGAAAAGTTCGTGAGCACGACTTCGTAGCTCGATATGGGGGGGAGGAATTCGCCGTAATATTCGATGACGTGGACGAGAACAATGCGTATCATTTAGCGGCGCGGCTATGCCAAGCAGTTTCGGAAATCCAAAATCAGCATCGCAATATTACGATTAGCATTGGAATCAGCGTTTTCGGGGAACGAACGAACACACAAGAAGCGCTGATTCGAGCTGCCGACCTTGCTCTTTATCGAGCGAAAGAAGAGGGACGTAACCGCGTCGTTATCGCAGATTCTTCGTCTGTCGAAGCAGCGTAG
- a CDS encoding Hpt domain-containing protein, whose translation MTVDERVHAELPILDEQYLSEVSEGDVHFEKELFHDFFDLVPELISSLEKGIEENDADQAHRAAHSLRGSARCIGAKRVGIVCDSLVMKAREGDLSNMNSLLEQLRKNIAELKSFIEKEWGSIAA comes from the coding sequence ATGACAGTTGACGAACGAGTGCACGCGGAATTGCCGATTTTAGATGAGCAGTATCTCTCGGAAGTGTCCGAAGGGGATGTTCATTTCGAAAAAGAACTTTTTCACGATTTTTTCGATTTAGTACCTGAGCTTATTTCCTCATTGGAAAAAGGCATAGAAGAAAATGATGCTGACCAAGCACATCGAGCGGCGCATTCTCTGCGAGGAAGTGCGCGCTGTATAGGTGCGAAAAGAGTAGGCATAGTTTGCGACTCGCTCGTGATGAAAGCACGTGAAGGCGATTTGTCGAACATGAATTCACTTTTAGAACAACTTCGAAAAAATATCGCTGAACTCAAATCCTTTATCGAAAAGGAATGGGGCTCTATCGCGGCATGA
- a CDS encoding aldehyde dehydrogenase family protein has protein sequence MATITQTPAQSKEIKIPVEAKNFINGEWREAASGKRFSSVNPADTREIIGTAPESDERDVKEAVEAAKEAFETWSKWSWVKRAELLDNLAQLIKRDLEQMSRLVTRECGKPINEGRADVVETLHMVQFAASLGRMPIGQVVSSEIAEKDAYIRRKPKGVVACITPWNFPMAIPLWEMAPSLVSGNTVVFKPSEETPICGDYLFRLMEEAGFPKGVINIVHGHGEVVGAALVKHPDVNVVVFTGSYKVGKWVQQYAATEVHKFVATEMGGKNAVIVLDDADMDLAVPACILSAFKTSGQRCVSANRLIVDRKIVDKFQERFLETVDRIKIGNGLREDVFMGPLINQEGVDKYFYHNQKAIEEGAQVLREGGRLTGGEYDHGFFVKPFVYRMEYRPGTFCLREEAFSPHVAIIPVDGIEQAIHVYNDTNYGLAMAVVTEDFRKWRLIRDRCEYGLGYVNLPSIGAEVHLPFGGVKGSGNGHPSAEGLIDAVTHRTAFTVNHAKKIQLAQGLSAEI, from the coding sequence ATGGCTACGATAACTCAAACCCCCGCACAAAGCAAGGAAATCAAAATTCCGGTCGAGGCGAAAAACTTCATCAATGGCGAGTGGCGCGAAGCGGCGTCCGGAAAGCGCTTTTCGAGCGTAAACCCCGCAGATACACGAGAGATCATAGGCACTGCCCCAGAATCCGATGAAAGGGATGTAAAAGAGGCAGTCGAAGCCGCAAAGGAAGCATTCGAGACATGGAGCAAATGGAGTTGGGTAAAGCGAGCAGAACTCCTCGATAATCTCGCTCAATTGATTAAACGCGACTTAGAGCAAATGAGCAGGCTCGTTACGAGAGAATGCGGGAAACCCATCAACGAAGGGCGCGCAGACGTTGTAGAAACGCTTCATATGGTGCAATTCGCAGCGAGTTTAGGGCGCATGCCGATTGGGCAAGTGGTCAGCAGCGAAATTGCGGAAAAAGACGCCTACATTCGGCGCAAGCCAAAGGGTGTGGTTGCGTGCATCACCCCTTGGAACTTCCCCATGGCGATTCCTCTTTGGGAAATGGCACCTTCGTTGGTTTCTGGAAACACCGTCGTTTTCAAACCGAGCGAGGAAACCCCCATCTGCGGTGATTATTTGTTCCGATTGATGGAAGAAGCCGGATTTCCCAAAGGAGTCATAAACATCGTTCATGGCCATGGCGAAGTCGTTGGTGCGGCATTGGTCAAACACCCCGATGTCAACGTCGTCGTTTTCACAGGGAGTTACAAAGTCGGCAAATGGGTTCAGCAATACGCAGCGACAGAAGTTCATAAATTCGTTGCGACGGAAATGGGGGGGAAGAACGCAGTAATCGTTTTAGATGACGCAGATATGGACTTGGCTGTCCCCGCCTGCATTCTCAGCGCTTTCAAAACGAGCGGCCAGCGTTGCGTGAGCGCAAATCGTCTGATTGTGGACAGAAAAATCGTAGACAAGTTCCAAGAGAGATTTCTGGAAACCGTAGACCGTATTAAAATCGGTAACGGACTTCGTGAAGACGTTTTTATGGGCCCGTTGATTAACCAAGAAGGCGTGGATAAATATTTCTATCACAATCAAAAGGCAATCGAAGAAGGTGCGCAAGTCCTTCGCGAGGGGGGGCGATTGACGGGTGGCGAATACGACCACGGATTTTTCGTAAAGCCGTTCGTTTATCGTATGGAATATCGCCCTGGCACATTTTGTTTGCGCGAAGAGGCATTCAGCCCACACGTTGCGATCATCCCCGTAGACGGAATCGAACAAGCGATTCATGTTTACAACGACACGAATTACGGACTTGCGATGGCTGTGGTAACGGAAGATTTCCGGAAATGGCGCTTGATTCGAGACCGTTGCGAATACGGTTTGGGTTATGTGAATCTTCCCTCCATCGGAGCCGAAGTGCATCTTCCTTTCGGCGGTGTGAAAGGCTCGGGGAATGGACATCCCTCCGCAGAGGGTCTTATAGATGCAGTGACACATAGGACCGCCTTTACGGTCAACCACGCAAAGAAAATCCAACTCGCTCAAGGCCTTAGCGCGGAAATATAG